One Desulfobulbus oligotrophicus DNA segment encodes these proteins:
- the lepB gene encoding signal peptidase I, giving the protein MATSFFHRFFFPEFTPRFAVRLVVLIMAALLIFTQVLVPLRIEGQSMEPTYKDGSFTFCWRGRYLFTKPDHGDIVAIRFAGRRVVLLKRIIALAGETVEFRNGILLVNSRQVEEPYISPSLPWNLPPRKVEPGKVYVVGDNRSVPLERHHMGQVEVQRIMGGVL; this is encoded by the coding sequence ATGGCCACATCATTTTTCCATCGATTTTTCTTTCCCGAATTTACCCCTCGATTTGCAGTACGATTAGTCGTGCTGATCATGGCCGCTCTTCTGATTTTTACTCAGGTACTTGTACCCTTACGGATTGAAGGGCAGAGTATGGAGCCCACCTATAAGGACGGCTCATTTACATTCTGCTGGCGAGGTCGTTATCTTTTTACAAAGCCTGACCATGGTGATATTGTTGCGATCCGCTTTGCCGGTCGTCGGGTGGTGTTACTGAAACGAATCATTGCACTTGCCGGAGAAACTGTCGAATTTCGCAATGGTATTTTACTGGTCAACAGTCGTCAGGTGGAAGAACCCTATATCAGCCCATCATTGCCCTGGAACTTACCACCGCGAAAAGTTGAACCAGGCAAGGTGTATGTGGTTGGTGACAACCGTTCGGTTCCCCTGGAACGACATCATATGGGACAGGTCGAGGTGCAACGGATTATGGGAGGCGTTTTATGA
- a CDS encoding nitroreductase family protein, translating to MKFSALIRYRQSVRTYAARPVEPEKLDQLIEAVRLAPSASNSQPWKLIMVTDPLLKDQVAHATYSTFVAFNRFVPQAPVLAVFVIERPKMITQIGGALKKRDFSLIDIGIAATHFCLQATALGLSTCMLGWFDEKTVQRVLQIPRHKRIGLLISLGYAAEDDLIRTKKRKNKENMSSYNQY from the coding sequence ATGAAATTTTCTGCGTTAATCAGATACAGGCAAAGTGTTCGTACGTATGCTGCGCGTCCGGTTGAACCGGAAAAACTGGATCAGCTCATTGAAGCCGTGCGGCTGGCTCCCTCTGCATCCAACTCACAACCATGGAAGCTTATCATGGTCACTGATCCGCTCCTGAAAGATCAGGTAGCGCATGCCACGTACAGCACGTTTGTTGCATTTAACAGGTTTGTTCCTCAAGCGCCTGTTCTGGCGGTGTTTGTCATTGAGCGGCCGAAGATGATTACTCAGATTGGCGGCGCATTGAAAAAGAGAGATTTCTCTCTTATTGATATCGGCATTGCCGCAACGCATTTCTGTTTGCAGGCAACTGCATTGGGGCTGTCCACCTGTATGCTTGGCTGGTTTGATGAGAAGACTGTGCAGAGAGTACTGCAGATCCCCAGACACAAGCGCATCGGGCTGTTAATCAGCCTGGGATATGCAGCTGAGGATGATTTGATACGAACAAAAAAGCGGAAAAACAAAGAGAATATGAGCAGTTACAACCAATACTGA